A DNA window from Schistocerca gregaria isolate iqSchGreg1 chromosome 2, iqSchGreg1.2, whole genome shotgun sequence contains the following coding sequences:
- the LOC126334407 gene encoding 6-phosphofructo-2-kinase/fructose-2,6-bisphosphatase-like: MAPTRMSPPQTMPSKDELAVLEASQKEANNGTRGTSTRSAKGLVVVMVGMPARSKSATAHKLDRYLRWTGEMSKVFTVSNYRRKLVERYDNHNLFRADNKEAMEIRAKSAQLAMDDATDWLKGGGNIVILDGTHIAHYQRQKVHDHFEKRMGYRCLFIECVCDDNGILSRNVNETLQNSPDYKDMNSEKAMDDFNHKIQHYIEQYEPMSSKHEPQYRFIKYINDGESIATHKVTGHLEAKVLMYLSNFRPAPKTFYFSRHGESENNVLGRIGGDADLSPRGRIYAKSLAQHINALHIPNLRVWTSELKRTKQTVQGIGAPVEHFSELNELDAGVCEGLSYEEMQEKFPQEFAWRDQDKLRYRYPWGESYIDIMNRLETILLELEHSENILVVSHQAVLRCVLGYFLNKQPEDLPYINVPLHTVIKLTSDGYHYKMECTRLPVECVDTYRQQPKNCSPDRTTQDALITVPSHYDALDLWKLKQSLIEQH, from the exons ATGGCTCCGACGCGTATGAGCCCACCGCAAACCATGCCGTCGAAGGACGAACTGGCTGTGCTGGAGGCTTCGCAGAAGGAGGCCAATAATGGCACTAGAG GCACAAGCACACGTTCAGCAAAGGGATTGGTTGTTGTTATGGTTGGAATGCCAGCAAGGTCCAAGTCAGCTACAGCACATAAGCTAGATCGCTACCTGCGATGGACTGGTGAAATGTCAAAAG TTTTTACAGTTAGCAATTACCGACGTAAGCTGGTGGAGCGGTATGACAACCACAATCTGTTTCGAGCAGATAATAAAGAAGCAATGGAGATCCGGGCTAAGAGTGCCCAGCTTGCCATGGATGATGCCACCGACTGGCTGAAAGGTGGTGGCAACATCGTG atcctgGATGGGACACACATAGCTCATTATCAGCGGCAGAAAGTACATGACCATTTTGAGAAACGTATGGGCTATAGGTGCTTGTTTATTGAATGTGTTTGTGATGACAATGGCATTCTTTCAAGGAATGTCAAT GAAACATTACAGAATAGCCCAGATTATAAAGATATGAATTCTGAAAAGGCTATGGACGATTTCAATCATAAAATACAACACTATATTGAACAGTATGAACCTATGAGCTCAAAACATGAGCCGCAATACCGTTTCATCAAGTACATCAATGATG GAGAGTCAATTGCTACCCACAAGGTCACAGGTCATCTTGAGGCTAAAGTTCTGATGTATCTTTCAAATTTCAGGCCAGctccaaaaacattttacttttcaaGG CATGGAGAAAGTGAGAATAATGTATTAGGTCGCATTGGTGGTGATGCAGATTTATCACCACGAGGTCGAATATATGCCAAATCTTTGGCACAACATATCAATGCTCTTCATATCCCCAACTTGAGGGTGTGGACCAGTGAACTGAAGCGCACAAAGCAAACAGTCCAGGGAATTGGAGCTCCTGTGGAACACTTTTCAGAGCTGAATGAATTGGATGCT GGTGTTTGTGAAGGTCTCAGTTATGAAGAGATGCAAGAGAAGTTCCCTCAGGAATTTGCATGGCGTGACCAAGATAAACTTAGGTACCGCTATCCCTGGGGTGAATCGTATATCGATATAATGAATCGTTTGGAGACAATCTTGCTAGAGCTAGAACACAGTGAGAACATATTAGTTGTCAGCCATCAAGCTGTACTACGATGTGTACTGGGATATTTTCTCAATAAACAACCAG AGGACCTTCCATACATAAATGTCCCACTGCACACAGTCATAAAGTTGACATCTGATGGCTACCACTACAAAATGGAATGTACAAGGTTGCCTGTAGAATGTGTTGATACCTACAGGCAACAGCCAAAG AATTGCTCTCCAGATCGCACAACGCAAGATGCTCTCATTACTGTACCTTCCCATTATGATGCTCTTGACCTGTGGAAACTGAAACAATCACTTATTGAGCAGCATTGA